Proteins encoded together in one Macadamia integrifolia cultivar HAES 741 chromosome 8, SCU_Mint_v3, whole genome shotgun sequence window:
- the LOC122085871 gene encoding syntaxin-121-like — MNDLLRTSFSGFKRHIDDDAIFVDIELSPATENVGGGVNLDKFFEDVEGIKDEFKELERVYQRLLQSHEESKTLHNAKSMKELRSRMDSDVSAALKKAKLIKVRLEALERANIENCRLPGCGPGSSSERTRSSVVSGLKKKMKESMDGFNRLREQMSREYRETVERRYYTVTGEKPEEQTVEVLISTGESEKFLQKAIEKQGRGQVLDIIGEIQERHDTVKEIARNLNELHQVFLDMAVLVDHQGEEIDDIERQVIRANSIVRSGTQQLQKAKNTQRNTRKWTLIGIILLLIVLLVILLPILLGK; from the coding sequence ATGAACGATCTATTAAGGACTTCCTTCTCAGGCTTCAAACGCCACATCGACGACGATGCTATCTTCGTCGACATAGAGCTGTCGCCGGCGACTGAAAACGTGGGAGGGGGAGTGAATCTGGACAAGTTTTTCGAAGATGTAGAAGGAATTAAGGATGAGTTTAAGGAACTGGAGAGGGTGTACCAGCGACTCCTCCAGTCTCATGAGGAGAGCAAGACTCTCCACAACGCAAAGTCCATGAAAGAGCTACGCTCACGAATGGACTCCGACGTGTCGGCGGCGCTCAAGAAGGCGAAGCTCATCAAGGTCCGGTTAGAGGCCCTTGAGAGGGCCAACATCGAGAACTGCCGCCTCCCCGGATGCGGACCCGGCAGCTCATCTGAGCGTACACGGAGCTCGGTGGTGAgtgggttgaagaagaagatgaaggaatcCATGGATGGGTTCAACAGGTTGAGAGAACAGATGTCTCGGGAGTACAGAGAGACGGTGGAGAGGAGGTACTACACGGTGACCGGAGAGAAGCCGGAGGAACAGACGGTGGAGGTGCTGATATCGACGGGGGAGAGTGAGAAGTTCCTTCAGAAGGCGATAGAGAAACAGGGGAGGGGACAGGTATTGGATATCATAGGGGAGATTCAGGAGAGGCATGACACGGTGAAGGAGATAGCAAGGAACCTTAATGAGCTGCACCAGGTGTTCTTGGACATGGCTGTGCTGGTGGATCATCAAGGGGAAGAGATAGATGATATAGAGAGGCAGGTCATTAGGGCCAACTCAATCGTTAGGAGTGGGACGCAACAGTTGCAGAAGGCCAAGAATACGCAGAGGAACACCAGGAAATGGACACTCATTGGGATCATTCTATTACTCATCGTTCTCCTCGTTATCCTTCTGCCCATCCTCCTTGGAAAGTAA